One window of the Shewanella khirikhana genome contains the following:
- a CDS encoding dipeptidase: MKKITSARFSQRCLSALIPLLIATSGSAAQAAAPAPSAEAQKVAGYAAAHFQQAQIDTLKTLVSYDTRAREGLTPETDPVFADFKRALGVKARMLGLDVEDWGYVMLISLSPKGASASTKKVGVITHGDVQPADPSLWPQSPYELTETADGKLVGRGAEDDKGPIVTALYAMKAIKDSGIVLKRRIELLVYMAEESDWDPLKAFLKTHQSADINITLDAEYPVVTGEKGWSQIKLSLPRVMAKVAADTPVLTHFSGGSFASQIPQQARAVIQNSNPALVAALKARAETLPIKTDFIDEPLGLAILATGKAAHSSTPEDGINAVAYLAELLSPSADGSIPDWPMTTAASTVDFLHSLVGTGLYGDKFGKLGYSDEFMGPMTLAPTLITETKAGAEVTLNLRRPVGRTPEELDKLAMEAIHAWQDARGTQVADIETYWGTPMLVKDAPHLETLLGVYGHYTHTADPKPIAIGGSTNAKLFPNALSFGPAMPGVEYTGHSENEFITRAQLKLNLEMYTAALVELAMRD; this comes from the coding sequence ATGAAAAAAATAACATCTGCCCGTTTTAGCCAGCGCTGCCTGTCTGCCCTTATTCCGCTGTTGATAGCCACGTCCGGCTCGGCCGCCCAGGCTGCTGCGCCAGCCCCCTCCGCCGAGGCGCAAAAAGTCGCCGGGTACGCAGCGGCGCATTTCCAGCAGGCCCAAATCGATACCCTGAAGACCCTGGTCAGCTACGACACCCGCGCCCGTGAGGGCCTGACGCCGGAGACCGACCCTGTATTTGCCGACTTTAAGCGAGCGCTTGGGGTAAAAGCCCGGATGCTGGGGCTTGATGTAGAAGACTGGGGCTATGTGATGCTGATAAGCCTGTCGCCAAAGGGCGCCTCTGCCAGTACCAAAAAGGTGGGGGTGATCACCCATGGCGATGTGCAGCCCGCCGACCCCAGCCTGTGGCCCCAAAGCCCCTACGAACTGACCGAAACCGCCGATGGCAAACTCGTTGGCCGCGGCGCCGAGGATGACAAGGGCCCGATTGTCACCGCGCTTTACGCCATGAAAGCCATCAAAGACAGCGGCATAGTGCTTAAGCGGCGCATCGAACTGCTGGTCTATATGGCCGAAGAGTCGGACTGGGATCCCTTGAAAGCGTTTTTAAAAACTCACCAGAGCGCCGATATCAACATCACCCTGGATGCTGAATACCCGGTGGTGACGGGCGAGAAGGGCTGGAGCCAAATCAAGCTGAGCTTGCCCCGGGTAATGGCGAAAGTTGCCGCCGATACACCGGTGTTAACCCATTTCAGCGGTGGCAGTTTTGCCAGCCAAATTCCGCAGCAGGCCAGGGCGGTGATTCAAAACTCCAATCCCGCGCTGGTGGCAGCCCTCAAAGCCCGCGCCGAAACCTTGCCTATCAAAACGGACTTTATCGACGAGCCTCTGGGGCTGGCAATTCTGGCCACAGGCAAGGCGGCGCATTCATCCACACCGGAGGACGGTATCAATGCAGTGGCCTATCTGGCTGAGCTTTTGTCGCCCAGCGCCGATGGCAGCATTCCTGACTGGCCCATGACGACTGCGGCTTCCACGGTGGATTTTTTACATTCGCTGGTGGGTACCGGCCTTTATGGCGACAAATTTGGCAAGCTTGGCTACAGCGATGAGTTTATGGGGCCTATGACGCTGGCACCGACCCTTATTACTGAAACAAAAGCGGGCGCCGAAGTGACTCTCAATCTGCGCCGCCCCGTGGGGCGTACCCCCGAAGAGCTGGATAAGCTTGCCATGGAGGCCATTCATGCCTGGCAGGACGCCAGAGGCACTCAGGTGGCTGATATCGAGACTTACTGGGGCACACCCATGTTGGTTAAGGATGCGCCCCATCTTGAGACCCTGCTTGGTGTGTATGGCCATTACACCCACACAGCTGACCCAAAGCCCATTGCCATTGGCGGCTCGACCAATGCCAAGTTGTTCCCCAATGCCTTAAGTTTTGGTCCGGCCATGCCCGGCGTGGAATACACGGGCCACAGCGAAAATGAATTTATTACCAGGGCGCAGCTTAAGCTGAACCTGGAAATGTACACAGCCGCGCTGGTAGAACTGGCGATGCGCGACTAA
- the ggt gene encoding gamma-glutamyltransferase, whose product MKPRPGAFTLKGLTLALAIALPFGATFTADAKLPTKPLQDDSAIFSEMATAQPIFGKYGMVSSQEALATRIGVDILKKGGNAVDAAVAVGFALAVTLPRAGNLGGGGFMLVHLAKDNKTIAIDYRETAPNASKRDMFLDEAGNAVDELSRSHGLAVGVPGTVMGMELALEKYGTMTLSEVIAPAILLAEDGVEVTAELASSLAGLHGWIAKWPTSAEIFYPNDGKNLSVGQRLVQKDLAESLRRVSKAGSKGFYEGETAEKLVAAVQEAGGIMTLDDLKAYKVMEREPVRGSYRGLEVVSMPPPSSGGIHIIQMLNVLEHFPMGELGHNSAQSIHFMAETMKRAYADRSEYLGDPDFVTVPVKALTSKAYGDAIAKTIAANKATPSDDIKPGKLTPYESDQTTHYSVVDKWGNAVSNTYTLNFSYGSGMVAKGTGILLNNEMDDFAAKPGSPNGYGLLGGDANAVEPQKRPLSSMSPTIVMKDGKPFIVTGSPGGSRIINTVLQIIMNVVDYDLNIAEASIAPRVHHQWYPDEIRTERSLNLDTRRLLESMGHKVKVKHAMGSTQSIVVTEDGIYGASDPRQSASETLGY is encoded by the coding sequence ATGAAACCACGGCCCGGTGCCTTTACCTTAAAGGGGCTGACTCTCGCCCTTGCCATCGCCCTACCCTTTGGCGCCACTTTCACGGCCGACGCCAAGCTGCCAACCAAGCCATTGCAGGATGACAGCGCCATTTTCAGTGAAATGGCCACCGCCCAACCGATTTTCGGCAAATACGGCATGGTTTCAAGTCAGGAAGCGTTGGCCACCCGCATCGGCGTGGACATTCTCAAAAAAGGCGGCAACGCCGTGGATGCCGCCGTGGCCGTGGGCTTTGCGCTGGCGGTTACCCTGCCCCGAGCCGGTAATCTCGGCGGCGGCGGTTTTATGCTGGTGCATCTGGCCAAAGACAACAAAACCATCGCCATCGACTATCGTGAAACGGCTCCCAATGCCTCAAAGCGCGACATGTTCCTCGATGAGGCCGGTAACGCGGTAGATGAACTGAGCCGCAGCCACGGTCTTGCCGTAGGTGTACCCGGCACTGTGATGGGGATGGAGCTGGCGCTGGAAAAATACGGCACCATGACCCTGTCTGAGGTGATAGCGCCGGCGATTTTGCTTGCCGAAGATGGGGTCGAAGTCACCGCTGAGCTGGCAAGCTCACTCGCCGGGCTGCATGGCTGGATAGCCAAGTGGCCAACGTCAGCCGAGATTTTTTACCCCAACGATGGCAAAAACTTAAGCGTTGGCCAGCGTCTGGTGCAAAAAGATTTGGCCGAAAGCCTGCGCCGCGTCAGCAAAGCTGGCAGTAAGGGTTTTTATGAAGGCGAAACCGCCGAGAAGCTGGTCGCCGCGGTGCAGGAAGCCGGCGGCATCATGACCCTGGACGACCTCAAAGCCTATAAAGTGATGGAGCGTGAGCCTGTTCGCGGCAGCTATCGCGGCCTTGAAGTGGTCTCCATGCCACCGCCAAGTTCCGGCGGTATCCATATCATTCAAATGCTCAATGTGCTCGAGCACTTCCCCATGGGCGAGCTTGGCCACAACAGCGCCCAAAGCATTCACTTTATGGCCGAAACCATGAAGCGAGCCTACGCCGATCGCAGTGAGTATCTGGGCGACCCGGACTTTGTGACCGTGCCGGTTAAGGCCCTGACCAGCAAGGCCTATGGCGATGCCATTGCCAAGACCATAGCTGCCAACAAGGCCACACCATCGGACGACATCAAGCCCGGCAAGCTGACGCCCTACGAGAGCGACCAAACCACCCACTATTCGGTGGTCGATAAGTGGGGCAATGCGGTATCCAACACCTATACCCTCAACTTCAGCTACGGCTCCGGCATGGTGGCCAAGGGCACCGGCATCCTGCTCAATAACGAAATGGACGACTTTGCCGCCAAACCCGGCAGCCCCAACGGTTATGGCCTGCTTGGCGGTGATGCCAATGCGGTGGAGCCGCAAAAACGGCCGCTGTCATCCATGAGCCCCACCATAGTGATGAAAGACGGCAAGCCCTTTATCGTTACCGGCAGCCCCGGCGGCTCGCGCATCATCAATACCGTGCTGCAAATCATCATGAACGTGGTGGATTACGATTTGAACATTGCCGAGGCCAGCATTGCGCCCCGGGTTCATCACCAGTGGTATCCTGATGAAATCCGCACCGAGCGCAGCCTGAACCTGGATACCCGCCGTCTGCTGGAGTCCATGGGCCACAAGGTAAAGGTGAAACATGCCATGGGATCGACCCAGTCGATAGTGGTCACTGAGGACGGTATTTATGGCGCCTCGGATCCGCGCCAAAGCGCCAGTGAAACCCTGGGTTACTGA
- a CDS encoding LysE family translocator, giving the protein MPDFALLAVFIPTFLFVSITPGMCMTLAMTLGMSIGVRKSLWMMAGELVGVGLVALAAVLGVAAIMLNYPSLFAALKYVGGAYLVYLGINLWRSRGKFALTSEPGPSPHPMALISQGFLTAVANPKGWAFMVSLLPPFINVERPMAPQLLALLSIILITEFSCLLLYAGGGKSLKALLSRGDNLTLLNRIAGSLMVFVGLWLAFGN; this is encoded by the coding sequence ATGCCTGATTTCGCGCTGCTTGCGGTGTTTATTCCCACCTTTTTATTTGTCTCCATCACCCCGGGTATGTGTATGACCCTGGCCATGACCCTTGGTATGAGCATAGGGGTGCGTAAAAGCCTGTGGATGATGGCGGGGGAGCTGGTCGGTGTGGGGCTGGTGGCGCTGGCGGCGGTGCTCGGTGTTGCCGCCATTATGCTCAACTACCCATCGCTGTTTGCCGCGCTTAAATACGTCGGCGGCGCTTATCTGGTGTACCTTGGCATTAATCTGTGGCGCTCCCGCGGCAAGTTTGCCCTAACAAGTGAACCCGGCCCGAGCCCACATCCGATGGCGCTTATCAGTCAGGGTTTTTTAACCGCGGTTGCCAATCCAAAAGGCTGGGCCTTTATGGTGTCGCTGCTGCCACCTTTTATTAATGTTGAGCGGCCAATGGCGCCGCAGTTGCTGGCACTGCTGTCCATTATTCTTATCACCGAGTTCAGCTGTTTGTTGCTGTACGCCGGTGGCGGCAAGAGCCTCAAGGCACTGTTAAGCCGAGGCGACAACTTAACCTTGCTTAACCGGATAGCGGGCAGTTTAATGGTTTTTGTTGGCCTATGGCTCGCCTTTGGCAATTAA
- a CDS encoding NapC/NirT family cytochrome c has translation MSEQGKPTRVQRLWRWLRRPLALGVPIGVFVLVAAGASFQGMMVLSNRNEFCFSCHLKMDTIVQEYQASAHYGDGQTIPATCADCHVPHTFIDKMKVKIVATKDIYHMMVGTVTKENFESLRPAMAESVWETFKNNDSQSCRHCHQGDNFDLAKQPQRARLNHERIAERGETCVDCHQGLTHKRIVSQ, from the coding sequence GTGAGTGAACAGGGAAAACCCACTCGGGTGCAGCGCCTGTGGCGCTGGCTGAGACGACCGCTGGCATTGGGGGTCCCCATCGGGGTCTTCGTGCTGGTCGCGGCGGGGGCATCATTTCAGGGAATGATGGTGCTGTCCAACCGCAACGAGTTCTGTTTCAGCTGTCACCTGAAAATGGACACCATAGTCCAGGAATACCAGGCCTCCGCCCATTACGGCGATGGCCAAACCATTCCCGCCACCTGTGCCGACTGCCATGTGCCGCACACCTTTATCGACAAAATGAAGGTGAAAATCGTCGCCACCAAGGACATCTACCACATGATGGTGGGCACAGTAACCAAGGAGAACTTTGAATCGCTGCGTCCGGCCATGGCCGAGAGTGTTTGGGAAACCTTTAAAAACAATGATTCCCAGAGCTGTCGTCATTGCCACCAGGGCGACAATTTCGATTTGGCCAAACAGCCTCAGCGTGCGCGGCTCAATCATGAGCGCATTGCCGAGCGCGGTGAAACCTGTGTCGATTGTCATCAGGGTCTGACCCACAAGCGGATTGTGTCGCAATAA
- a CDS encoding multiheme c-type cytochrome — protein MDYSRNLRRCLSLLVPAIAALSLSLSPASQAEPKALVLKPFKTLSDESAQCAGCHKEKNPSLYAQWGRSKHYGANVGCYECHKADPSDKDAIKHEGFSIAVIVSPKDCSQCHNQEVEEFTKSHHADAGKIMGSLDNYLAEVVEGAMTFNGKSPAAVNGCWQCHGSEVKVLENGDLDPTTWPNTGIGRINPDGSIGACSACHQRHEFSMVQARRPEACGKCHLGPDHPQKEVYDESKHGINFYANVDRMNLESAKWIVGEDYDAAPTCATCHMSATREQPVTHDVGDRISWTLRPAVSEKVDAAAKAKGKQVKPWEERRQDMMDVCQACHTKSMVDSFYQQFDSLVNLYNDKFASPGKKLMATLKAEGMLTDTGFDEEIEWTWFYLWHHEGRRARHGAAMQAPDYAQWHGMFEVAERFYVEMVPQYLEVVEKAEHAGNKDGAERARKVLDEILSRPEHAWFTGNEPEELKKARLEAQKAFKARYLGESK, from the coding sequence ATGGATTATTCGCGAAACCTGCGACGGTGCCTGTCGCTGCTCGTGCCGGCGATAGCCGCGCTAAGCCTCAGTCTGTCCCCCGCCAGTCAGGCCGAACCCAAGGCGCTGGTGCTCAAACCCTTCAAAACCCTCAGTGATGAAAGCGCCCAGTGCGCAGGATGTCACAAAGAAAAAAACCCTTCCCTTTATGCCCAGTGGGGCCGCTCCAAACACTATGGCGCCAATGTTGGCTGCTACGAGTGCCACAAGGCCGACCCTTCGGATAAAGATGCCATCAAGCACGAAGGTTTCAGCATTGCAGTTATCGTGTCGCCCAAAGACTGTAGCCAGTGCCACAATCAGGAAGTCGAAGAGTTCACCAAGAGCCACCACGCCGATGCTGGTAAAATCATGGGCTCACTGGATAACTATCTTGCCGAAGTGGTTGAAGGCGCCATGACCTTCAATGGCAAATCCCCGGCCGCCGTGAATGGTTGCTGGCAATGCCACGGCTCCGAAGTCAAGGTGCTGGAAAACGGCGATCTGGATCCCACCACCTGGCCCAACACAGGTATTGGCCGGATTAACCCCGATGGCTCCATCGGCGCCTGCAGTGCCTGCCACCAGCGTCACGAGTTCTCCATGGTGCAGGCCCGTCGCCCGGAAGCCTGCGGCAAATGCCACCTTGGCCCGGATCATCCCCAAAAAGAAGTCTATGACGAGTCCAAGCACGGCATTAACTTCTATGCCAACGTCGACCGGATGAACCTCGAATCCGCCAAGTGGATCGTGGGTGAAGACTACGACGCCGCGCCTACCTGTGCCACTTGCCATATGTCTGCCACCCGCGAGCAGCCTGTTACCCACGATGTTGGCGATAGGATCAGCTGGACCTTGCGCCCTGCAGTGTCTGAAAAGGTCGATGCCGCCGCCAAAGCCAAGGGCAAACAGGTTAAGCCATGGGAAGAGCGCCGTCAGGACATGATGGACGTGTGTCAGGCCTGCCACACCAAGTCGATGGTCGACAGCTTCTATCAGCAGTTTGACTCGCTGGTGAACCTGTATAACGACAAGTTTGCCTCTCCCGGTAAGAAGCTGATGGCGACGCTCAAGGCCGAAGGCATGCTCACAGACACAGGTTTCGATGAAGAAATCGAGTGGACCTGGTTCTACCTGTGGCACCACGAGGGTCGCCGCGCCCGTCACGGCGCCGCCATGCAGGCACCGGACTACGCCCAGTGGCACGGCATGTTTGAAGTGGCCGAACGCTTCTACGTCGAAATGGTGCCTCAGTACCTCGAAGTTGTCGAAAAGGCCGAGCACGCCGGCAACAAGGATGGCGCCGAGCGCGCCCGCAAGGTGCTGGATGAGATCCTGTCCCGCCCTGAACACGCCTGGTTTACCGGCAATGAGCCGGAAGAGCTGAAGAAAGCCCGTCTCGAGGCCCAAAAAGCCTTTAAAGCCCGTTATTTGGGCGAGAGTAAATAA